From a region of the Neobacillus niacini genome:
- a CDS encoding ABC transporter substrate-binding protein: MKKKGILSIVSLLLVSSLFLSGCSGEKTGSSEAKGDNKTITVLVEGGSPAFKVAKETAAEFKEETGYTVKIESVPYTGVYDKLKAEVASQAGAFDVATIDILWFPALAGGLLPLEDLMTDDLKNDLFPGLVEGGSYQNKVYGMPVWTNAKNLIYRKDLFEDEKNKADFQAKYGYELHPPTTWDEYSDVAKFFTKDTNNDGKVDMYGTTVFGANNGDAVASWLDHAAQAGAKPLVVGDKGKVLVNTKPYVDSLQFLVDLLKKDQSVPSGALEMASAETSELFWNGKSAMMLAWGHFYVPSNDSKQSKVAGKVGSAPMIGGGAGIGAVPGPWYQVIPSSSKKQEIAKEYLNFIYEKNELFMKSLGVAARKSIFESYSTQQGYEHLKPLMMTLSGPQTQNRPAIKEWQEIESEALIPAVQYALSGEKTPQEALDWAADVIKDLLPPQ, encoded by the coding sequence GTGAAGAAAAAAGGGATCCTATCAATTGTTTCATTATTATTAGTATCATCTCTCTTTTTATCGGGTTGTTCGGGAGAAAAAACAGGAAGTTCCGAAGCAAAAGGTGATAACAAAACGATTACAGTTCTTGTTGAAGGGGGTAGCCCGGCCTTTAAGGTAGCAAAAGAAACCGCTGCGGAATTTAAAGAGGAAACAGGCTATACAGTTAAAATTGAATCTGTTCCCTATACCGGAGTCTATGACAAACTTAAGGCTGAGGTCGCTTCACAGGCAGGAGCATTCGATGTTGCAACCATTGATATACTTTGGTTTCCTGCTCTAGCTGGCGGACTTTTACCGTTAGAAGATCTCATGACAGATGACCTTAAAAATGATTTATTCCCTGGATTAGTAGAAGGCGGAAGTTATCAGAATAAGGTTTATGGAATGCCGGTATGGACGAACGCCAAAAATTTAATCTACCGTAAAGATCTTTTCGAAGATGAAAAGAACAAAGCTGATTTCCAAGCGAAGTATGGATATGAGCTACATCCGCCAACAACATGGGATGAATATAGTGATGTTGCCAAGTTTTTTACTAAAGATACCAATAATGATGGAAAAGTGGATATGTACGGAACAACGGTCTTTGGTGCGAACAATGGAGATGCGGTAGCCAGCTGGCTTGATCATGCAGCCCAAGCAGGTGCAAAACCATTGGTAGTTGGTGATAAAGGCAAAGTTCTTGTGAATACGAAACCGTATGTTGATTCTTTACAATTCTTAGTTGATCTTTTGAAAAAGGATCAATCGGTTCCATCAGGTGCACTTGAAATGGCATCTGCAGAAACTTCTGAACTATTTTGGAATGGAAAATCTGCGATGATGCTTGCATGGGGTCACTTTTATGTCCCTTCAAATGACTCTAAACAATCAAAGGTAGCAGGAAAAGTTGGAAGTGCTCCAATGATTGGCGGCGGAGCAGGAATAGGTGCTGTCCCTGGCCCATGGTATCAGGTTATTCCTAGTTCTTCCAAAAAACAGGAGATCGCCAAGGAGTACCTCAACTTTATTTATGAAAAGAATGAACTATTTATGAAATCATTGGGCGTAGCAGCGAGAAAATCTATATTTGAAAGTTATAGCACGCAGCAGGGCTATGAACATTTGAAACCGCTTATGATGACATTAAGCGGACCACAAACACAAAATCGACCTGCTATTAAGGAATGGCAAGAAATTGAAAGTGAAGCACTCATTCCAGCCGTGCAATATGCACTTTCCGGTGAAAAAACACCTCAAGAGGCACTTGATTGGGCAGCAGATGTTATTAAAGATTTATTACCGCCACAGTAA
- a CDS encoding carbohydrate ABC transporter permease — protein MRLKNGALSTIFFFPAGIFMLVFLVYPIFLLIRDSFYKIDIINPSLREFVGFANYTNSLTSERFLKALWNTVVYIGVAVGFEFILGLILALLLSNAFKGSQFIRTLLLSPLMLAPLVTGIIWKFMLNDQFGIVNWGLYKLGILSDPHQILWLSDSRFALYSTIIADIWLTTPFIMLVLLAGIKGIPISLYESADMDGANKWHKFRYITFPSLIPVATVALLIRMIDAARTFDIVWVLTQGGPGFSSELLSTYMYKTLTRYGEVGQSSAMAVIFIIILLVLSSFFITKMWSPRRRHS, from the coding sequence TTGAGACTGAAAAATGGGGCATTATCGACGATCTTTTTCTTTCCTGCAGGGATCTTTATGTTGGTTTTTCTGGTCTATCCAATTTTTCTTTTAATTAGAGACAGTTTTTATAAGATTGATATCATTAATCCTTCATTACGAGAATTTGTCGGTTTTGCAAACTATACAAACTCGTTGACTTCCGAACGTTTTTTAAAAGCCCTTTGGAACACAGTGGTATATATAGGAGTAGCGGTGGGTTTCGAGTTTATCTTAGGGCTTATCCTTGCTTTGCTTCTCAGCAATGCTTTTAAAGGAAGCCAATTTATTCGGACTCTATTGTTAAGCCCGCTTATGCTGGCACCTTTAGTTACAGGGATAATTTGGAAATTTATGCTTAATGATCAATTCGGCATTGTCAACTGGGGGCTTTATAAACTTGGAATACTTTCTGACCCGCATCAAATACTCTGGTTATCAGACTCACGTTTTGCACTCTATTCTACGATTATTGCAGACATCTGGTTAACAACGCCTTTCATTATGCTCGTTCTATTAGCAGGTATTAAAGGAATTCCTATTAGTTTATATGAATCTGCTGATATGGATGGGGCCAATAAATGGCATAAGTTCCGTTACATTACTTTTCCTTCTCTTATCCCAGTCGCAACCGTAGCCTTATTAATTCGTATGATTGATGCTGCAAGAACATTTGATATTGTGTGGGTGCTAACGCAAGGTGGACCAGGTTTTTCTTCCGAGCTGCTAAGTACCTATATGTATAAGACATTGACCCGTTATGGAGAAGTGGGGCAGTCAAGTGCCATGGCAGTCATTTTTATCATCATTTTATTAGTCCTAAGTTCTTTCTTCATTACAAAAATGTGGTCACCGAGGAGAAGACATTCATAA
- a CDS encoding sensor histidine kinase — MAKLMRLIESPIKRKIILLALFSTLIPLLVIGPLTFIYFSKVIENKVSTTIDNFLTIVDWNINAFASNVENLSNDIFLSNEIQSYLTYKKTDAKLYRLETSSLENLNNITVVNNPYINAIYVGNENHGFLKVNRGERNLKYDIYQAVKKSNIHPRLLHSQWQGEWLNGSNLELVKDSNQSLLYGRNIRDLGTKEQNGIVLIDLDRSYFENMFKNSNPPGDILILDDDKILFSSSNRFSSSQVAEIIQGREKSGTSKKVINGTRYFFNVHTNKKTNWDVVSMIPYENIVREVNQLRLVTISLLVIALIISLIFALFITRRITNQLSLLRMVTEKMEKREKIVGINFNNEDELGEIGRQIVHLYNWNNDLTKRLYKSQIKEKEAELLALQSHINPHFLYNTLNTIFWMAEKVKEKQIAKIAVNLSKIFKLTLNDGNHITSVKNEIEQVKSYLDIQNIRFDHKINYSFTIEPEIMEESIIKLLLQPIVENAVYHGLEHQESGTIMIEGTKVEKGFLFIIRDTGKGFDMNVVDINKNGYALKNINERLKIYYGKEYGLKIESEIGKGTTVYLKVGLKNDEIIHDTF, encoded by the coding sequence ATGGCTAAACTAATGAGACTCATCGAATCTCCAATTAAGCGGAAGATTATCTTATTAGCACTGTTTTCAACACTAATCCCTTTACTTGTTATTGGTCCTTTAACGTTCATTTATTTTAGTAAAGTAATAGAAAATAAAGTGTCTACCACGATTGATAACTTTTTAACGATTGTCGATTGGAATATTAATGCTTTTGCAAGCAATGTAGAGAATTTATCGAATGACATCTTTCTTTCAAATGAAATACAGTCGTATTTAACCTATAAAAAAACAGATGCAAAGTTATACAGATTAGAAACGTCATCTCTAGAAAACTTGAATAATATTACAGTGGTAAATAACCCCTATATCAATGCGATTTACGTTGGGAATGAAAATCACGGCTTTTTGAAAGTAAACCGAGGGGAACGGAATTTGAAATATGACATCTATCAAGCGGTAAAAAAGTCCAATATCCATCCTCGTTTACTCCATAGTCAGTGGCAGGGTGAATGGCTAAATGGCAGTAATTTAGAACTTGTGAAAGATAGTAATCAATCTTTACTTTATGGAAGAAATATTCGAGATCTTGGAACGAAGGAACAAAATGGGATTGTCCTGATCGATCTCGATCGATCTTACTTTGAAAATATGTTTAAAAATAGTAATCCACCAGGCGATATTTTAATATTGGATGATGATAAAATTCTGTTTTCAAGCAGCAATCGTTTCTCTTCCTCTCAGGTAGCCGAAATCATTCAAGGTCGTGAGAAAAGCGGAACAAGTAAAAAAGTGATCAATGGAACACGATATTTCTTTAATGTTCATACAAACAAGAAAACAAATTGGGATGTCGTCAGTATGATCCCCTATGAAAATATTGTTCGCGAGGTTAACCAACTTCGATTGGTAACGATTTCACTATTAGTCATTGCATTAATCATCTCCTTAATTTTTGCTTTATTTATAACGAGGAGAATCACAAACCAATTAAGCTTGCTGCGCATGGTTACAGAAAAAATGGAAAAACGAGAGAAAATAGTGGGTATTAATTTTAATAATGAGGATGAACTTGGAGAGATTGGGAGACAGATTGTTCACCTTTATAATTGGAATAATGATTTAACAAAAAGGTTATATAAATCACAGATCAAGGAAAAGGAAGCAGAGCTTTTAGCATTGCAAAGCCACATTAATCCGCATTTTTTATATAATACGTTGAACACTATTTTTTGGATGGCAGAGAAAGTAAAAGAGAAACAAATAGCAAAAATTGCGGTTAACTTGTCAAAAATCTTTAAACTTACCTTAAATGATGGAAATCATATTACCTCTGTAAAGAATGAAATAGAACAAGTTAAAAGTTATCTGGATATCCAAAATATTCGTTTTGACCATAAAATCAACTACTCATTTACGATTGAACCTGAAATCATGGAAGAAAGTATTATTAAATTGCTGTTACAGCCAATTGTAGAAAACGCTGTTTACCATGGGTTGGAACATCAGGAAAGCGGTACTATTATGATTGAAGGCACAAAGGTCGAGAAAGGTTTTCTTTTCATTATTCGTGATACAGGAAAGGGATTTGACATGAATGTAGTAGATATTAACAAAAATGGTTATGCTTTAAAAAATATTAATGAACGATTGAAGATTTATTATGGAAAAGAATATGGATTAAAGATTGAAAGTGAAATAGGAAAGGGAACTACTGTCTATCTTAAGGTTGGCCTAAAGAATGACGAAATCATCCATGACACTTTTTAA
- a CDS encoding GH32 C-terminal domain-containing protein: MAVFVPKYQLQVGSIDREAVKAPNHRIKFHVFVDRSSIEVFANNGEMTMTSLIFPDSLGKGFELFSNGGTVKLLSLDVYQLKSRWSS, encoded by the coding sequence GTGGCAGTTTTTGTTCCAAAGTATCAATTGCAAGTCGGATCTATCGATCGTGAAGCGGTTAAAGCTCCAAACCATCGGATAAAATTTCATGTATTTGTCGATCGTTCTTCGATTGAGGTATTTGCAAATAATGGGGAAATGACCATGACCAGTCTGATCTTTCCTGACTCATTAGGTAAGGGTTTTGAATTGTTTTCGAATGGCGGGACCGTAAAACTACTCTCTTTGGATGTCTATCAATTAAAGTCTAGATGGTCATCTTGA
- a CDS encoding carbohydrate ABC transporter permease, with protein sequence MAHAPIKETIVEKPVWLTSFYFRHKIWTLIVLVVTCLLALLFLGPYLYLLLTSLKPSAEAVTAPPTLWPSKFSIENYRKMFEYLPIGKYFFNSLITAGASTILSVFFGAMAAYGISRFSSITGSYFLLFTLVIRMVPMISIAIPMYMIVKSMGLIDTHFALILVYTSLNVPFAIWLMIGFFDSVPKEFDEAARVDGCSWIGAFIRIILPVSLPGLATTAIFTFMLAWNDFLFSLLMTSTNAKTATVGISEFLTAYNLDLGPMTAAAISFSLPVMIFSFFVQRYIVSGMTLGAVKE encoded by the coding sequence ATGGCCCACGCGCCAATAAAAGAAACGATTGTTGAAAAACCAGTGTGGCTTACTAGTTTTTATTTTAGACATAAAATATGGACGCTGATTGTATTGGTGGTCACCTGTTTACTGGCTTTATTATTCCTAGGTCCGTATCTCTATCTACTATTAACATCATTGAAACCATCTGCCGAGGCAGTGACTGCACCACCGACTTTATGGCCCTCGAAATTTTCAATAGAAAATTATAGGAAAATGTTCGAATACTTGCCTATAGGAAAGTATTTCTTTAATAGCTTAATTACGGCCGGTGCCAGCACCATTTTAAGCGTATTCTTTGGTGCGATGGCTGCTTATGGAATTTCTAGGTTTTCTTCTATAACAGGAAGTTACTTTTTGTTATTTACGTTAGTGATCAGAATGGTACCAATGATTAGTATTGCGATTCCGATGTATATGATTGTAAAAAGTATGGGCTTGATTGATACCCATTTTGCCTTAATCTTGGTGTATACCAGCTTAAATGTCCCATTTGCCATTTGGTTAATGATAGGTTTTTTTGACTCGGTTCCAAAGGAATTTGATGAAGCGGCAAGGGTGGATGGATGCAGCTGGATCGGGGCCTTTATCAGAATTATTCTTCCGGTGTCACTTCCTGGACTGGCAACGACTGCTATCTTTACTTTTATGTTAGCTTGGAATGATTTTTTGTTCTCGTTACTCATGACCAGTACGAATGCCAAAACGGCGACAGTAGGAATTTCAGAATTTTTAACTGCTTATAATCTTGATTTAGGGCCAATGACAGCTGCGGCCATCTCATTTAGTTTGCCTGTTATGATATTTTCCTTTTTCGTACAGCGTTATATTGTAAGTGGCATGACCTTAGGAGCAGTAAAAGAATAA
- a CDS encoding response regulator, whose translation MYKLLIVDDEKIVIEGLKSAVNWQEHQIEIVGSASDGEEALKEIMNKKPDIVLVDIRMPKLNGLDLIQETKALNLDTVFIIISGYSKFDYAKRAIQLEAIDYLVKPIEVEEIVHSIKNAILKLEKIKNEKQATERINEYQMALEEKRVLDYILGQRIVVPEKDQKLQSFSFLNIGLKGFDWDDSNATEKVQASLEYLKSLLENRKIQNFVYTIDSEIVIMISNAGSELGNDLVQDIVSLLYHDMNIRPMVGVSNIYVTISDIKKAYSEAKEALKNGIFSNQLITYYKELETFNHSFGNRIIEKIDTFFNGKGPDLLSNMNHFMDKVFLDCQKSGLPPEKTKYVCFKIFNHYLEYIESEYEINKSGGERYLVYQELNQLQSLEEIRVWIEQFIGQSTANLNENHVSYNEKLIIDLKSFINANYKEPIVLDDLGKLFHKNPAYLCSLFSKAVGNTIFEYITKVRLNNAKKLLRTTNLKVSEICKQVGYENQKYFNQVFKKNIGTTPGLYRSQHILK comes from the coding sequence ATGTATAAACTTTTAATTGTTGATGATGAAAAAATTGTAATTGAAGGCTTAAAATCAGCAGTTAACTGGCAGGAGCATCAGATTGAAATTGTAGGATCTGCTTCAGATGGAGAAGAAGCACTTAAAGAAATCATGAATAAAAAGCCTGACATTGTGTTAGTAGATATAAGAATGCCTAAATTAAATGGATTGGATTTAATTCAAGAAACAAAGGCTCTTAATCTTGATACTGTTTTTATCATTATAAGCGGTTATTCAAAGTTTGATTACGCCAAAAGGGCGATTCAACTCGAGGCAATCGACTATCTAGTTAAACCTATTGAAGTAGAAGAAATTGTTCATTCTATTAAAAATGCCATTTTAAAACTAGAAAAAATAAAAAATGAAAAACAAGCAACTGAACGGATTAATGAATATCAAATGGCTTTAGAAGAAAAGCGTGTCCTTGATTACATTTTAGGCCAAAGAATTGTTGTGCCGGAAAAGGACCAAAAGCTACAAAGTTTTTCTTTTTTAAACATCGGATTGAAGGGGTTTGACTGGGATGATTCAAATGCCACTGAAAAAGTTCAAGCTTCCTTAGAGTATTTAAAAAGCCTATTGGAAAACAGGAAAATACAGAACTTTGTCTATACGATTGATAGTGAAATCGTCATCATGATTTCGAACGCTGGTTCAGAGCTCGGGAATGACTTGGTTCAGGATATTGTGTCATTGCTCTATCATGATATGAACATAAGACCGATGGTTGGAGTAAGTAATATCTATGTAACTATTTCGGACATAAAGAAAGCCTATAGTGAAGCAAAAGAAGCGTTGAAAAATGGTATTTTTTCAAACCAGTTAATAACCTATTATAAAGAATTAGAAACGTTCAATCATTCCTTTGGTAATCGTATTATTGAAAAAATTGATACATTTTTTAATGGAAAAGGCCCAGACCTTCTTAGCAACATGAATCATTTCATGGACAAAGTTTTTCTCGATTGCCAAAAGAGTGGCCTCCCCCCAGAAAAAACAAAATACGTCTGTTTTAAAATCTTTAATCATTACTTGGAATATATCGAAAGTGAATATGAAATAAATAAAAGTGGCGGCGAACGATATTTAGTTTACCAAGAATTAAATCAACTGCAGTCTTTGGAAGAAATCAGAGTTTGGATAGAACAATTTATTGGGCAATCCACTGCTAATTTAAATGAAAATCACGTGTCATATAATGAAAAATTAATCATCGATTTAAAAAGTTTCATTAATGCTAATTATAAAGAACCAATTGTTTTAGATGACTTAGGCAAGCTATTCCATAAGAACCCTGCCTACCTTTGCAGCTTGTTTTCTAAGGCGGTCGGTAACACCATCTTTGAATATATTACAAAAGTCAGATTAAATAATGCCAAAAAACTGTTAAGAACCACAAATTTAAAGGTATCCGAGATTTGCAAACAGGTAGGCTACGAAAATCAAAAATACTTTAATCAAGTATTCAAGAAAAATATCGGAACAACCCCAGGTCTCTATCGTTCACAGCACATACTTAAGTAA
- the zwf gene encoding glucose-6-phosphate dehydrogenase: protein MIFGATGDLAVRKLFPSLYRLFQKGKLDKFAVIGVARRPLTTEEFQNSVKDSVITALGKKEKIDEFISHFYYQSHDVADSSSYQNLKNLAQQIDDKYELEGNRIFYLAMAPEFFGPIALHLKSDGLTDVTGYKRLVIEKPFGHDLESAKVLNNQIRKAFSESEVYRIDHYLGKEMVRNIEVIRFANAIFEPLWNNRYISNIQITSSETLGVEERGRYYETSGALRDMVQNHMMQMVALLAMEPPIKLTTDEIRSEKVRVFRSLRMIKGDKINKYFVRGQYGAGLVEDKQVPEYRAEPMVDNESNTETFVAGKIMIDNFRWAGVPFYIRTGKRMTTKSTKIVVQFKDIPMNLYYQPEKLLNPNLLVIHIQPEEGITLHLNAKKAGGHLNAQEVKLSFANTGIHAMNTPEGYEKLLYDCMRGDATNFTHWDEVAYSWAFVDNISEVWEKTKAEDYPNYESGSMGPKAADELLEKDGFFWWPVNALDVDICK from the coding sequence ATGATATTTGGTGCAACGGGAGATTTAGCCGTTCGGAAGCTCTTTCCATCCCTTTACAGGTTGTTTCAGAAAGGTAAGTTAGACAAATTTGCAGTTATAGGCGTAGCAAGGAGACCCTTAACGACGGAAGAGTTTCAGAATTCTGTAAAAGACTCGGTAATAACTGCTCTCGGCAAAAAGGAAAAAATCGATGAGTTTATCTCTCATTTCTATTATCAGTCACATGATGTTGCAGATTCCAGCTCATACCAAAACCTAAAAAATCTAGCACAACAAATTGATGATAAATATGAATTAGAAGGAAATCGTATTTTCTATCTTGCCATGGCTCCTGAATTTTTCGGACCAATTGCCCTCCATTTAAAATCTGATGGATTGACAGATGTAACAGGATACAAACGACTTGTAATTGAAAAGCCATTCGGACATGATTTAGAATCAGCAAAAGTGTTAAACAATCAAATTCGTAAGGCTTTTTCAGAAAGCGAAGTATATAGAATCGATCACTACTTAGGGAAAGAAATGGTTCGGAATATCGAAGTGATTCGTTTTGCGAATGCGATCTTTGAACCATTATGGAACAACCGTTATATCTCGAATATTCAAATTACTTCTAGTGAGACACTTGGTGTTGAAGAACGGGGACGTTATTATGAAACAAGTGGAGCCCTAAGAGATATGGTACAAAATCATATGATGCAAATGGTGGCACTACTGGCAATGGAGCCTCCGATTAAATTGACAACAGATGAGATTCGTTCTGAAAAGGTAAGAGTGTTTCGTTCATTAAGAATGATTAAAGGGGACAAAATAAATAAATATTTTGTCCGAGGACAGTATGGTGCGGGTTTGGTTGAGGATAAGCAGGTTCCTGAATATCGCGCAGAACCAATGGTAGATAACGAGTCAAATACAGAGACTTTTGTGGCCGGGAAAATTATGATTGATAATTTCCGCTGGGCTGGTGTACCTTTTTACATTCGAACTGGAAAGAGAATGACAACAAAATCAACGAAAATTGTTGTTCAATTTAAAGACATTCCGATGAACCTTTATTACCAGCCTGAGAAACTGTTGAATCCAAATCTGCTTGTCATTCATATTCAGCCAGAGGAAGGAATTACACTTCATCTTAACGCTAAAAAAGCGGGTGGACATCTCAATGCTCAAGAGGTCAAACTAAGTTTTGCGAATACAGGAATTCATGCTATGAACACTCCTGAAGGGTATGAAAAACTCCTATATGATTGCATGCGCGGTGATGCAACTAACTTTACTCATTGGGATGAAGTAGCTTATTCTTGGGCCTTTGTCGATAATATTTCTGAAGTATGGGAAAAAACGAAAGCCGAAGACTATCCAAATTATGAGTCTGGATCAATGGGACCGAAAGCTGCTGATGAACTGTTAGAAAAAGACGGATTTTTCTGGTGGCCAGTAAATGCTCTAGATGTAGATATCTGTAAATAA
- the rnz gene encoding ribonuclease Z, translating into MDILFLGTGAGIPAKLRNVTSIALKLLEERGAIWLFDAGEATQHQILHTSIRPRRIEKIFITHLHGDHIYGLPGLLASRSFQGGESEVIVYGPKGLKEYITISLSVSQTYLKYPLKIVEIDEGIIFEDDQFIVEARLLDHGIPSYGYRIIEKDKPGTLLAERLVEAGVQPGPIFRKIKEGETVTLDDGTIIVPADFLGPDIKGRIVTILGDTRHCENAILLAKDADLLIHEATFSKGEEKLAYDYFHSTTHQAAEVAKQSGSKKLCLTHISSRYDRQAWAELAAEAQEVFANTDIAEDFKEINIASK; encoded by the coding sequence TTGGACATATTATTTTTAGGCACTGGTGCTGGTATTCCAGCAAAGCTGCGAAATGTTACTTCGATTGCCTTAAAATTACTCGAAGAACGTGGAGCCATCTGGTTGTTCGACGCAGGTGAAGCGACTCAGCATCAAATTTTACATACTTCGATCAGACCTCGCAGGATCGAGAAAATTTTTATTACCCACCTTCACGGCGATCACATCTATGGGCTGCCCGGCCTATTAGCCAGCCGTTCTTTTCAAGGTGGAGAATCAGAAGTGATTGTCTATGGACCCAAAGGACTAAAAGAATACATCACGATAAGCCTTTCCGTCAGCCAAACCTATTTAAAATATCCGCTAAAAATAGTCGAAATCGACGAAGGGATCATTTTTGAAGATGATCAGTTTATTGTCGAAGCTCGACTTTTAGATCACGGTATTCCTTCATACGGGTATCGGATTATCGAGAAGGATAAACCAGGGACCCTATTAGCGGAAAGACTTGTCGAGGCGGGAGTACAGCCAGGACCAATTTTCCGGAAAATTAAAGAAGGTGAAACCGTTACACTGGATGATGGCACCATTATCGTACCAGCAGATTTTCTCGGTCCGGATATAAAGGGCCGGATTGTCACTATTCTTGGAGATACAAGACACTGTGAGAACGCAATACTTTTAGCAAAGGACGCAGATTTATTAATACATGAAGCAACCTTTTCTAAAGGGGAAGAGAAGCTTGCCTATGATTATTTCCACTCAACCACCCATCAGGCTGCAGAAGTGGCGAAACAATCCGGAAGTAAGAAGCTCTGTTTGACCCACATCAGCTCACGCTATGATCGACAAGCCTGGGCTGAACTAGCTGCGGAAGCACAGGAAGTCTTTGCGAATACAGATATTGCTGAAGACTTTAAAGAAATAAACATAGCTTCAAAATGA
- a CDS encoding NosD domain-containing protein, which yields MASKNYYDVTEWPIGNPYKDIGEVINSIIADIKSRQTDTDVNKGGKPGAVIYIPPGDYHLGSQVVIDISYLKIMGSGHGFTSSSIRFNTSENEWADLHELWPGGSRILVDIPLEVNDEEYKGAAFYVERSGNPRISSVEFSDFCIDGLHFIEDGSGETNPENTYTNGKTGIYVASACDSFRITGMGFVYLEHGITIYHADALTIHDNFIAECGNCIELRGWGQASKITDNLIGAGFKGYSIYAQNFGGLLITANNVFPRGASSIYFNGVTRSSITNNRLHSFYPGMVVFRENCSENLVSSNHFLRDHEPWTPFLGIDNGLDDLYGLLYISGNNNSVIANHFSEVINTQNIKPVGVTPVIIRIVSGNGNYISNNHVVAKEVHAKISDSCFSAQVEALLTTEASEPLTVTTVLVEKESLQNTILDSGSDAQVVMDKTVNAFRATPTPGA from the coding sequence ATGGCTAGTAAAAATTATTACGACGTAACAGAGTGGCCTATCGGTAATCCGTATAAGGATATTGGTGAGGTAATCAATAGCATTATAGCAGATATTAAAAGTAGGCAAACGGACACTGATGTGAATAAAGGCGGAAAGCCGGGTGCGGTTATCTATATTCCACCGGGAGATTATCATCTTGGCAGTCAAGTAGTTATAGACATCAGTTATCTTAAAATTATGGGTTCTGGACACGGGTTTACATCTTCGAGTATACGTTTTAATACTTCTGAGAATGAATGGGCGGATTTGCATGAATTGTGGCCGGGAGGAAGTCGCATACTCGTAGATATTCCCCTAGAAGTAAATGACGAGGAATATAAAGGAGCTGCATTTTATGTTGAACGAAGTGGAAATCCCCGAATAAGTTCGGTAGAGTTTTCTGACTTTTGTATTGATGGTTTGCATTTCATTGAAGATGGTTCAGGAGAAACAAATCCGGAAAACACATACACTAACGGGAAAACGGGTATTTATGTTGCAAGTGCTTGTGACTCATTTCGGATTACAGGCATGGGGTTTGTGTATTTAGAACATGGAATTACTATTTATCATGCAGATGCACTGACTATACATGATAATTTCATAGCTGAATGTGGTAACTGTATAGAACTACGAGGTTGGGGACAGGCTTCAAAAATAACCGATAACTTGATAGGAGCCGGCTTTAAAGGATATTCAATTTACGCTCAAAATTTTGGTGGACTTTTGATTACAGCGAATAATGTTTTTCCACGAGGTGCGAGCAGTATCTATTTTAATGGTGTGACACGTTCTAGTATCACAAATAATAGACTTCATTCATTTTATCCAGGAATGGTGGTATTCAGGGAAAATTGTTCGGAAAACTTGGTTTCTTCAAATCACTTTTTACGTGACCATGAACCTTGGACTCCTTTTCTGGGAATAGACAATGGTTTAGATGATTTGTATGGTCTCCTCTATATCAGTGGCAATAATAATTCTGTAATTGCTAATCACTTTTCTGAAGTAATTAATACTCAGAACATCAAGCCGGTAGGTGTAACACCTGTAATCATACGTATTGTTTCGGGTAATGGAAATTATATTTCTAATAATCATGTTGTTGCCAAGGAGGTTCATGCCAAGATAAGTGATTCTTGTTTCTCTGCGCAAGTAGAAGCTTTGTTGACTACCGAAGCATCAGAGCCGCTTACCGTAACAACAGTATTGGTAGAAAAAGAATCGCTTCAAAATACGATTCTTGATTCGGGAAGTGATGCACAGGTTGTTATGGACAAGACTGTAAATGCATTCAGAGCCACTCCAACGCCAGGAGCATAA